From the genome of Gopherus evgoodei ecotype Sinaloan lineage chromosome 5, rGopEvg1_v1.p, whole genome shotgun sequence, one region includes:
- the IRF2 gene encoding interferon regulatory factor 2 isoform X1: protein MPVERMRMRPWLEDQINSNTIPGLKWLNKEKKIFQIPWMHAARHGWDVEKDAPLFRNWAIHTGKFQPGVDKPDPKTWKANFRCAMNSLPDIEEVKDKSIKKGNNAFRVYRMLPLSERPSKKGKKPKTEKDDKSKQIKQEPVESSFAVTNGITEVSSDYFLPSTIKSEVDSTVNIVVVGQPHLDGSTEEQVIVANPPDVCQVVEVTTECDEQPLSMSQLYPLQISPVSSYAESETTDSIPSDEENAEGRLQWQKKNIEGKQYLSNLGMRNTSHILPSMATFVTSNKPDLQVTIKEESSPLPYNSSWPPFPAIPLPQVVSSASASSSRPDHETRASVIKKTSDITQSRVKSC from the exons GAGAAGAAGATTTTTCAGATTCCCTGGATGCATGCTGCACGACATGGGTGGGATGTTGAAAAAGATGCTCCTTTATTTAGAAACTGGGCAATTCACACAG GAAAATTTCAACCAGGAGTAGATAAACCTGATCCAAAGACATGGAAGGCAAACTTCCGATGTGCTATGAACTCCTTGCCTGATATAGAAGAAGTCAAAGACAAAAGtataaagaaaggaaacaatgcCTTCAGGGTTTACAGGATGCTACCCTTATCCGAAAGGCCTTCCAAAAAAG GAAAGAAACCAAAGACTGAGAAGGATGACAAATCCAAACAAATAAAG CAAGAACCAGTTGAGTCATCTTTTGCAGTGACTAATGGAATAACTGAGGTCTCTTCCGACTACTTCCTACCCTCCACTATAAAAAGTGAAGTTGACAGTACTGTGAACATTGTAG TTGTAGGACAGCCCCACCTTGATGGCAGTACAGAGGAGCAGGTGATAGTTGCTAATCCTCCTGATGTTTGCCAAGTAGTAGAGGTGACAACAGAGTGTGATGAGCAGCCCCTCAGCATGAGTCAGCTGTACCCTCTGCAGATCTCCCCAGTCTCCTCCTATGCAG AAAGTGAAACGACAGACAGCATTCCCAGTGATGAAGAAAATGCAGAG GGTCGGCTTCAGTGGCAAAAGAAAAACATTGAAGGCAAACAGTATCTGAGCAATCTGGGTATGAGGAACACTTCTCATATTCTTCCCAGTATGGCTACCTTTGTGACTTCCAACAAGCCTGACCTCCAGGTCACCATCAAAGAAGAAAGCTCCCCACTGCCTTACAACAGCTCCTGGCCCCCCTTCCCAGCTATCCCTCTCCCACAAGTAGTGTCTTCAgcttctgccagcagcagcaggccagACCATGAGACACGGGCTAGTGTCATCAAGAAAACATCAGACATCACCCAGTCGAGAGTCAAGAGCTGCTAA
- the IRF2 gene encoding interferon regulatory factor 2 isoform X2, with protein sequence MPVERMRMRPWLEDQINSNTIPGLKWLNKEKKIFQIPWMHAARHGWDVEKDAPLFRNWAIHTGKFQPGVDKPDPKTWKANFRCAMNSLPDIEEVKDKSIKKGNNAFRVYRMLPLSERPSKKGKKPKTEKDDKSKQIKQEPVESSFAVTNGITEVSSDYFLPSTIKSEVDSTVNIVGQPHLDGSTEEQVIVANPPDVCQVVEVTTECDEQPLSMSQLYPLQISPVSSYAESETTDSIPSDEENAEGRLQWQKKNIEGKQYLSNLGMRNTSHILPSMATFVTSNKPDLQVTIKEESSPLPYNSSWPPFPAIPLPQVVSSASASSSRPDHETRASVIKKTSDITQSRVKSC encoded by the exons GAGAAGAAGATTTTTCAGATTCCCTGGATGCATGCTGCACGACATGGGTGGGATGTTGAAAAAGATGCTCCTTTATTTAGAAACTGGGCAATTCACACAG GAAAATTTCAACCAGGAGTAGATAAACCTGATCCAAAGACATGGAAGGCAAACTTCCGATGTGCTATGAACTCCTTGCCTGATATAGAAGAAGTCAAAGACAAAAGtataaagaaaggaaacaatgcCTTCAGGGTTTACAGGATGCTACCCTTATCCGAAAGGCCTTCCAAAAAAG GAAAGAAACCAAAGACTGAGAAGGATGACAAATCCAAACAAATAAAG CAAGAACCAGTTGAGTCATCTTTTGCAGTGACTAATGGAATAACTGAGGTCTCTTCCGACTACTTCCTACCCTCCACTATAAAAAGTGAAGTTGACAGTACTGTGAACATTGTAG GACAGCCCCACCTTGATGGCAGTACAGAGGAGCAGGTGATAGTTGCTAATCCTCCTGATGTTTGCCAAGTAGTAGAGGTGACAACAGAGTGTGATGAGCAGCCCCTCAGCATGAGTCAGCTGTACCCTCTGCAGATCTCCCCAGTCTCCTCCTATGCAG AAAGTGAAACGACAGACAGCATTCCCAGTGATGAAGAAAATGCAGAG GGTCGGCTTCAGTGGCAAAAGAAAAACATTGAAGGCAAACAGTATCTGAGCAATCTGGGTATGAGGAACACTTCTCATATTCTTCCCAGTATGGCTACCTTTGTGACTTCCAACAAGCCTGACCTCCAGGTCACCATCAAAGAAGAAAGCTCCCCACTGCCTTACAACAGCTCCTGGCCCCCCTTCCCAGCTATCCCTCTCCCACAAGTAGTGTCTTCAgcttctgccagcagcagcaggccagACCATGAGACACGGGCTAGTGTCATCAAGAAAACATCAGACATCACCCAGTCGAGAGTCAAGAGCTGCTAA